The proteins below come from a single Natranaeroarchaeum aerophilus genomic window:
- a CDS encoding UPF0058 family protein translates to MKRQELIHIHALLFEVGEYLEGDESLPDDVFADYNTQPTRPQDIHRGKDAHKTAVKHLLSHCSQLVDESHQQTQTSTTEMPRS, encoded by the coding sequence ATGAAACGACAGGAGTTGATCCACATCCACGCGCTGTTGTTTGAGGTGGGGGAGTATCTGGAAGGGGACGAATCGCTACCGGATGATGTCTTTGCCGACTACAACACACAACCGACTCGCCCGCAGGATATCCACCGAGGCAAAGACGCACACAAAACCGCAGTCAAACACTTATTATCTCACTGTAGCCAGTTGGTTGACGAATCTCACCAGCAGACCCAGACCAGCACTACCGAGATGCCCCGCTC